In Flavobacterium sp. J372, the sequence GATGTAACGCGCCAACAGCAGTTGCGCGGTACAGCTTTCGACCTTCCCAAGACCGAACTCAACGGTACCTTCGGGCAGATCAATACCCGTGCACAGGATAAGAACCTCAGCGTTTCGCAGACCATCAGCCCTTTCCAGATAGGCGCACGCCGGAAAGTCCTTATGGAGAACGTTAAGGCAGGCGAGCTCAGGCTGAGCCAGACCCGCCAGGAAGTAACTTATTCGATACGCCAAAGCTGGAATACCATGCTCTACTATATGGAACTCAACAAAGTGCTGGAGGAGCAGAACAAGCTTATGCAGCAATTCGTCCGCTCGGCCGAACTGAAGTTCCAGACTGGGGAGACCGGATCACTCGAGAATACGACAGCCAAGGCCAAGCAGCAGGAACTACAGCAGCAGATCAAGCGTAACAATGCGCTTATCGAAGCGGAAAAACTACGGCTTAAAGCCCTGTTGCAGCTGGATGGCGATGTTATAGTTTCCGGTACGGAACAATATACTGCCAGCGTTTTTGCCACATTGCAGGATTCTACGGCACTCAGGCAGAACAGCACCCTGTTGCTTGCGGAGCAGCAGGTGAATGTAGCGAAAGCCGAGAGAAGGGCTGAAGGTTCCCTGTTGATGCCTGACCTTACTGCGGGTTACTTCATACAGTCACTCACAGGCAACCAGGATTTTAATGGCGTAAGCACATATTATGATAACACATTGCGTTTCCAGGGATTCTCGGTAGGTATCAGCGTACCGCTTTTCTGGGGCGCTTCATCAGCCCGCGTTAAGGCAGCCAAAACCAATATCGAAGTCCAACAGGCCAATGCCGCCTATACAAGGACACAGCTCGTAAGCAGTTTTGAACAAGAGA encodes:
- a CDS encoding TolC family protein, translated to MRGTAFDLPKTELNGTFGQINTRAQDKNLSVSQTISPFQIGARRKVLMENVKAGELRLSQTRQEVTYSIRQSWNTMLYYMELNKVLEEQNKLMQQFVRSAELKFQTGETGSLENTTAKAKQQELQQQIKRNNALIEAEKLRLKALLQLDGDVIVSGTEQYTASVFATLQDSTALRQNSTLLLAEQQVNVAKAERRAEGSLLMPDLTAGYFIQSLTGNQDFNGVSTYYDNTLRFQGFSVGISVPLFWGASSARVKAAKTNIEVQQANAAYTRTQLVSSFEQEKKQLETFRSMLEYYTGTALPNANTISGNATKAYQNGDISYVEYVQGLETALAIRINYIDAINNYNQAVINLQYLLNL